The Acidimicrobiales bacterium genome window below encodes:
- a CDS encoding MTH1187 family thiamine-binding protein, producing MIAAFSLTPLGVGESVGELVAEAVKVVRDSGLPSETNAMFTNIEGEWDEVMPVIKACVDRIAERAPRVSLVMKIDFRPGHDDAMTTKMQSVLRHLD from the coding sequence ATGATCGCCGCCTTCTCGCTTACCCCGCTCGGCGTCGGGGAGTCGGTCGGCGAGCTGGTGGCCGAGGCGGTCAAGGTCGTACGCGACAGCGGGCTCCCCTCGGAGACCAACGCCATGTTCACCAACATCGAAGGCGAATGGGACGAGGTGATGCCGGTCATCAAGGCCTGCGTGGACCGTATCGCCGAGCGGGCTCCCAGGGTGAGCCTGGTCATGAAGATCGACTTCCGTCCGGGCCACGACGACGCCATGACCACGAAGATGCAATCGGTGCTACGGCACCTCGATTGA